A window of Macrotis lagotis isolate mMagLag1 chromosome 1, bilby.v1.9.chrom.fasta, whole genome shotgun sequence genomic DNA:
ttttctgaaattttatataattttggttACATCAGTAGAATAGATGCCAAGGACTTTTACAAGGCACCTAAGGGGAAAGTAAATGTTTACCCAGGAGAAAAGGAAGATCCACATCTCAAGTTAAACCATCCCCCTCGTGGAGTCACTGATCCTCACACCAATCAGAAAAATAGTAGGGAGTGTAGTTGAACCGGACAGATTAACCATTAACACTAAAGCTATTCTAGGCAAGGATGGGAAAGGCCTatcataaataaacaaattaattcatttttttaaagaaagattttatctgagttttacgattttcccccagtcttgcttccctccccccacagaaggcagtctgttagtctttatgattcaattcatttttgttctttttttgcaaggcactggggtaaagcggcttgcccaaggccacacggctcgGTCattgtgaagtgtctgaggccggatttgaactcaggtcctgctgacgcCAGGGTCACCGCCCACCTAGCCGGCCCCCGCCCCTCTTTACACGCCGATCGTGCCACTCCGTAATTGTGTGACCTGGCAACTCGCATTCACAAGGCCGTTTGGCACTGGCCCGGGTAAGCAGGCCGTCACATTCCGTGCCCCCGATCGGGTGCCCCGCTGCCCTGGCCCCGCTCCCGGGCAGGCGGGCCGCATTCCGCCCCTTCCCGCGCCCGCAGGCCCGCGGCCGGCCGCGCTCCGTGGCTTTCTCCGGAAGGTGCGCCCTTGGCCGGGCGTGCTCTCCGAGCGCAGCGCCGCGCCCAGGCTGGGCCTCGGTCACCCCGCAGAAGCGCGCCGAGAGCTCCCGGGCCCCGACTACACTTCCCAGAAGGCACCGGGGAAAGCTTTCCCCCTACAAAGGGCGAGCGGCGCGAACTGAGCATGGGCGACCGGAAGCGCTCTCTCCGGGCCGGAAGCGTTCGCTCCGGACCGGAAGCCTCCGGGAATCCTCCGGGCGGCCTCCCGGCGTCCCGCAGCTGCTGGGCCGGGCCTCGACCCTACCCGGCCCCGCCGCCTGCCGGGCCTCCCGCTCGGGATGGCGGCGCAGCCCCGCGCCCGGCCGGCCTCGGAGCCCCGGGGGCCCGGGAGCcccgcggggcggggggcggcggagGGGCCGGGGCGACTCGGGGCGCGGGCGCCCCCGGCCTGCCAGGTGAGGGGGCGGCGCCAGGGCGCCGGGGCGCCGGGGCGCCGGGGCTCGGGGAGGGGCCGCGGGAGGTGGGGCCGCGGGAGCGGGCCGGCCCGGGCCCAGGTCCGCCGAGTCACCGGGGTTGGCCGGCCGTGAAGCACGTAGCGCCATGAGCCGCTTGTGAGTGGCGGCGAGCCCTGATGGTCAGTACAAAGGGAGGCCCGAAAGCCCGGACCCCGGCTCCGGCCGGACCAGCCGCCGACGCGGGGAGCGGGGCCGCGGGTGGGGTTGGGTTTGTTTAGATGAGACTCGAAGCAAGCCCCGAGCCAAAGTGACAATCCGGCATAAGTCCCTTCTCCGTCCAGGATGGGGCCAAGTCCTGGAAAAATAAGACCCAAATAAAAACACTTTCCCTTAAGGAACACACGTTTAATGGGGCAGGCAACATGCAAACACTGTTCCACTAAGAAAGACAGTAAATTGGGGCTAGTGGAGGGAGGCGAGAAGGTTGAGAACTTGGAGGAGATGGGACTTGACTGGAGACTTAGGAGGTTAGGAGATGAACATTGCCAGCCTGGAGGACAGCCAGCGAAAATGCCCAAGTCAGGAGACGGGAGGAACAGCTAAGAGGCCTGTATCACGGCATCAAAGacaggtataagaagactggaaaggtaggcaGTAGCCAGGTGTGTTCCTTCTGCTCATGATCAGTTTGGCAGTTGAATGAAGGAGACCTACCTGAGTTTTAGCAATAATCCAGCTgtgaagtcatgaagacctgaactCTCCATACTGCAAAGAATGGAGTGTGTTTGAAAGATTATGCAGTTGACACTTCAGACCTTCTCAAAGGGATTGGCTCTGGGagtgagaagaaaaagggaaacatcGAGGAAGACACCTAGATTTGGGGACCTGTGTTCCTGAAAGGTTAATTGTGCcccaataacaataataaagggGAAGGAGTTGGGGGAGAAAGACAGTGCTCTTTCAGATACGTTGAGTTTAAGACATCAATAGGATGTTGAATCTGAAATGTCTAGTATACAGTTGAAGATTCTAGTCTGGAAGTCTGAAAAGCTTTGAAGACTGGATAATTTAGATTTAGCAGTCTTCATGAATATGATAATTGAATCtgtgggagctgatgagatcaccaagttaAATTGAAAAGATCGGAGGCTCAAGGACACCTTCATTTTCAGTGGCATCGAAGGGTGGTGTCTTGACTTGCTcgtgaattggatgtgagtgagacAGAGCTGCACAGAatcctcagcctcactttctcttcctgagtcatcaagtCTTAGGTGCAAGACTTTATAAAGAGACtatgaccttgacatctttggTGTCTGGCCTGCTTCAGCtgtcttcatggccattggaaaaATTGTTCTGGTCCACCCATTCTGCAGGAAGAGGGGAGGTATTCTTCAGATGCTTGGGGGAGACACACCCCTAGCTAACCAACAGATTTGAAGCCTGTCGATTacaaaaagttttctttattttagaggTTCAGTTTAGAAGAGGTTGTCAGGGGACTTGGGGAAAGGGGGGAGTGCCTTAATTTTGGAATGATCTTAAACAGCTTAAGTGCCTTAGtgaaccaggagtcaggaagacttattgtCCACTgatcaaatccagcttcagacactagttgtgtcaccctgaacaagtcacttaatcctgtttgctttcatttcctcttctgtaaaatgagttggaaaagaaaggcaaaccacttcagtatctttgtcaagaaaacaccaaatgagacCACAGAGTCAGATTTGACTGACAAAAAAATATCTGATTAGGTCATCTTGGTAGGATAGATGTCAAAAGAATAGCTAGGACTAGAGGTCTAAGATAATGGATGCCTCCCTCAGAGATGGAATCAGATTGAGAGTCTATATTTACACAACCCTGCATGCtacatttctttgatctctaAGCCTATAATTCTGGAGAGATCTTCTCCCAGAAGCACTATATATGTCCCAGAAACCTAAAAAGAGAACATACAAATTATAGGAAGATTGACATTATTGTCAAATTGTTCAGAGAAGtctagaaagatttaaaaaagctcTTTGGATCTGGCAATTACGGTTTTAATTAATTTTGGAATGAGCAGTTTCAGGACTTGAGGACAAACTTGAAAAGAAACAACCTTCTTCAGTTTAGCCACAGGAGAAGGAGGTATatggaataaagagaaaagatggGCCTAGTGAAGGTTTCTTGAGATTGGAGGTGAGCTGAGTGTTTGTAGATGGTAGGAAAGCAACCAGGGGACAGGAAAAGAGGGTGCAGGTAAGAGTTTGTctcaaaaaggaggaagaagggggaaaaagatgtTTAGACAATATGAGAAAAAGAGCTTCCATACAGTGCCAACAGATAttgttcatttaattctcatgacAGCCTTGCAAGGTACATGCTGTTATCCACActctacagatggggaaattgagacaggCCAAGTGACAGCTCCCAAGtgtcaggctgaatttgaacttgagtcttcctaacttaaATCACAGGTGCTTTATTCAGTGCACTGTTATCTTCAGGGAACAGCAGTATGACCAGATGGCATGTTTTGGAAGAGCATGTCATGGGATTAAGTATACTCCGGTATGGTAGAAATTTTAACTGATTCTGTCATTTGTTATATGATGTTAGGTTATCATCTTCTTTCCTGAGAcaattacctcatctgtaaaagtgggGTAGTAATGCCTTATGCCATTAGTTCACAAAACAGGCCACTTTGTCAGCCAAAACACCAAAATCTACTCCAAAAAATGAGGTTTGGAGGTAATTGGAGGAGGTGGGGAATTTGTGCTATTGGCACCACTCCTCTCCAGACAATTGCCACCCACTAGTCAGCTGCATTGGTCTCCTAACCAATCATTTCCCCATTCCTCATTGTGCTGTcaaatttctcatctttctttgtgAGTCTAATCATAGCACCCTCATCCAGAGAGCCTTTCATTATTCTGTTCCCTGCAATTGACCATATTCACAAAAAATCTCACTGCTTTCTAAAGAGTACTCAAGTGTTTGTCCTGAGATATTCTAAATCCAAAAAAACTACCCCTGAAATAACATTTGAGCTTCTTGTTGTGGTTGAGGTCCATGAAAGAAATGTCCCTAGTAAGCAAGACTATATTTGGTATTTCAGCCATCAATGACTTTCAAAGATGTTGCTGTGGACTTCACCAGGGCAGAATGGGAGCACCTGGATTCTACTCAGAGAGATCTCTACAGAGATGTGATGCTTGAGAACTATAAGAACCTTGTCTCCCTAGGTAAGAACGGTTCTCCCTTGTAATTAAGGACTCTGTGGATGCCTCTCAGCTTCTGGCCATTGAATCTGAGcaattcactgattttttttccttgatatgaCAGGATATTCAAGGATAATGTGAATGTGAATCCCCTTTTGGTTAAAAGACAGAGTTTCTGTTTCCACATGAAAGGGCTTACTTAGTACTGTGGCAATCTGTAGCATTATTATCCTGCTTCAGAAGCTGCTCCTTTCCTACTTTCTGTTCCCTTAGATCAGATAGTTCCCATTCCCTCCCATAGCACAAAGTCCAATACAGTCATGGATTGGGTCaagttaattcatttttcttctgagccatttcttagTTTTGTGGCCCATTGCAGAGAATCCTTCAGAGGTGTTTTATGACCATCCCTGGACTTTCTTATGGTTCCCTCTTTTCCCTGAAGGTAAAGAGGTTAGGATTGGATTCTGAAATGATTCTTTGCACCCCcaaatttcccatttcttttcccatgagCAGGGTTTCCAATTTCCAAACCAAAAGTGATCTCCAAGTTAGAAAGAGGAGGTGCCCACTGGATGCTTGGGAGAAAAGTTCCAAGAAGGCCCTTTCCAGGTGAGTAAGTGAAAAGATCAACAAATAAGAATAACTGAGAAGTCAAGAGGAGAGGATACAGAAATTGGAGCAAATTCTTATTCATACTTcctagtgggggtggggggattaaAGGACCAAAGATTGTCCCATATAAATGCCATCTTAGTCATTCAGGACTTTCTATTTCCAGCTCTGAAGAAAATGTGCAAGATAtctaaataaagttttattgacaAGTTCTGTTTCTAAACTacaaacattttcatattcattCTGTGAGAGctctcttgtaacaaagtaaaacagTTGAGTAAAATTAATAATGGTAACCATTTCTGTTGTTCTTTTGGGGATGGAGCAatcaaggttatgtgacttgctcagatcaaacagctagtaaatacctgaggctggatttgaactcagttcctcctgattccaggactctTATTCAGTAGCACTCCACTACTTctctatttttgtaaattatatttttataggaCAGAAATCTGTTTTCTCTCCACCTTAACCTCTATCCCActgggaaaaaattaataaaaaataatttttttgtaacaAACATGCAAATGAAAGCTAAACATCTGTCTTTTTTGACTGTATATAAAAATGTACACTGCATTCCACACCTCTACCAAGTGAAGtagtgaagaggaagaagagaataggTATGAGGAGAAATATCAGAATCTAGGGAGGGACTTGAGAGGACAGTTTGGGATCGCCCGCATAACTTAACAAATCTCCTTAGTCTCCCATTCTTCTGCAACCACTTCCCCATGTTCACCTCAGGTGACCCAGGGaatagacctagaatcaggaagccctgagtcaaatccagcttcaggtgTCCACAAACTGGtgatctagggcaagtcacttcatttttgttGGCCTCCAGtatcctcatctctaaaatggagctaataagaGTACTCACCTCCCATGTTGTTTGAGAGGATTGAATGAGAAAATGTTTATACTGTACTTAGCCCAGGACTTGGAATTAGAGAAATGCTCTTAATATTCTTCTTCTGACCTTGGCGTTCCAACAAAGTTGCACTAGGTCACCAGTGCTCTCCTAGTTAATCAAACCAATAGCCTTTTCTCATTGACTTCAAACTCTCTGCAGACTTAGACACTGctgatcactctctcctccttaaTATGCTTTAGGTTtgctttctcctcctttcctgtctcctttgctggatcctcctccATATTCACCCTCTACAGATGGCCCTCAGGGCTCAGTCCTGGACCTCTCTCCTTTGCTTAGTGATCTCATCCCCCTCTCCCCCAGGAATTTAGTGACTATCTTTATGCTGATCactctcaaatctacttatcctgCTCCAGTCTCTCTACTGACGCGAATCATGTATTCCCCTTTGTGGCTATCTTatactcaatatgtccaaaacagaattcattatcttttctctaaaTCCTCTCTTCCTATTACTATTTATCACTCCTATTCCTGTTACTGTTAAGAGCTTGAACCCTAAGAGTCAGTCTGGACTCTTCACTCTCTTTCACCTCATCCAGTCCAGACCAGTTCACTTCACCTTTGCAATATGTCTAGAATATGTCCCTTTCCCACCATGTTATCCTCTATACTCAGGAAGCACAAGTAATTCTCTGTCCCTTCCAAGAACAtgtataaaatcctctatttggtgTTCAAAGCTCTTCATAGCCTCCTTCcaacctttccaattttctttcaccTTACTTCTGAACAAATTCTATAAAATCCAGTAACATTGGCCCTCTGGTTGTTCCAGGAACAAGGAACTCCAGCTCTCAGCATTTTTCCCAGCTAAAGTCTCATCTCCTACAGGAAActtgccatatatatatacacatatacatatacatatttgtcatttctcccATAAGATCAGAAGTTCCTTGGGAGCTcagactgttttttgcctttttttaattcCCCCCAGGGGCTTAGCACagagcttaacaaatgcttaatgAGTGACTGACTCATCCTCTTCCCCTCCAGACTCAAGAATTACCAGTGATTTCTAAGGGCCTTcttcttataaaaataaagatgtaaactCTGCCATTGACTGCTCTTAGATAATCATTCCTCCAGGTTTCTGTATATTTCCTTCTCCCAGTACTCCTATTTCTCTGACTATACTCTTTAGTCTCCTTTGTTGGACCTTCAAATATGTCATGCCCACTATTCATCAAAACTCTGTCATgagctcttttctcttttccttccataCTTTCTCATTTGGTGGCTTCAGCTTCTGTGGATTCAATTTATATGAACATCTCTTGGTGAATTTCTAGATCAATGTATCTAGAACTAGTCTGCTCCCTCAAGAGCTTGAAAGCTGCCTCATCACCTGGCTATCAGCCATTTtaatttctatatcctattggcatcttaaactcaattcATCCACCAtgaatatttaaaagtatttagtaACACATACCAATAAACCAACTAAATCTCTGTTCATCAAGGACTCTTTGGTTAAGGTTATTTAAACAACTTTAAACCTTCTGAACTCCTTTATCGAGCCCATACTTCTCAATACATTTTGACCACAAGATGTCTTAACTCTGACATCAAAAATGTGCTGAAATTTAAATACTCACTAACCAACCCCAAAATcttatgatataataaaataggTTAGCttacattattaatttttttctccctgaatTTTGAATTTCATTGCTCAAAATCAGCCAGTTGGACATaggttttgtttctgttttggggtttttttttttggtctgttgtCTTTTGTGAAAAGATCACTATTAGGATTAGCAGCCTGTCATTTTCAGAAACAGTGttctgaaaatttttgaaaacaaatttctaaatattttgacATTTCCCAGGACTTGCCTTCCAGTCTATAGTGGCATGACCAGTTGCTTTAAGTGCTGTGCAACAATGCCTTTAGTTCTGAATAGATCAGTCCCTTATCATCTACATCAGGCCTTACCACTCTTTGATCTATTTATTTTGGgttgattttcattttcattgataaGGTATAACTATTCTAAAACTTACtatggggcgtctaggtggtgcagtagatagagcaccagccctggagtcaggagtacctgagttcaaatctggcctcagacacttaataattacatagctgtgtggctttgggcaagccacttaaccccattgccttgcaaaatcctaaaaaaaaaaaaaaactcactatgAAGAATATTATACTCCAAAAAGATTCTAATATTGAcatcattgtttttctttcaggTCGCCTTTGTCAAAAGAGTAGGGGTAAAAACAAAGATTCTACTGCAAAGCAGTgtaattatatttcattaaagaaaaaacttaaagtGAATAATAACGAATGTGTTGAAGTCTTAAGACAGAACAGATACCTTAGTggacatcagaaaattcatactacaaagaaactttataaatgtaatgaatgtgaaaAAGCCTTCAACTCCAACTCAAGCCTTACTGTACATCAACGAATTCATACTGGATTAAAACCATATTTATGTactgaatgtggaaaagcctttaGCCAAAAAGGAAACCTTActaaacataaaagaaatcataCTGGGGAGAAAtcctataaatgtaatgaatgtggaaaagccttcagAGACAGAGGGTACCTTACTattcatcagagaattcatactggagagaaatccTATAAATGTAATGTATGTGGGAAAGCTTTCAACCAGAAGGGACACCTTAATGTACATCAGACAATGCATACAGGAGAGAAAtcctataaatgtaatgaatgtgggaaagccttcagtcaGAGGGGAAGCTTTAATATACATCAAAAAAATTCATACAGGAGAGAAATCTTTCAAAtgtgatgaatgtgggaaagGTTTCATTGACAGAGGAAACCTTAATaaacattataaaattcatactggagagaaatcttataaatgtaatgaatgtggaaaagctttcagCCAGAGGGGAAGCCTTAATaaacatcataaaattcatactggagagaaatcctataaatgtaatgaatgtggtaaAGCTTTCAGCCAGAGAAGTTATCTTACAATACATCAGAgagttcatactggagagaaatcctataaatgtaatgaatgtgggagaGCCTTCAGGCAGAAGGGACACcttactgtacatcagagaattcatactggagaaaaaccctatAAATGCAGTGAATGTGGTAGAGCCTTTAGAAAGACCGGACACCTTGCagtacatcagagaattcatattgGAGAAAATCCCTTTAAtacaatgaatgttgaaagacttCAGCCACAAGACATTCTTTATTTATCTTGACAGTTCACACAAGATAGAACCTCTCAGTGTAATGAATGCAGAAAAGTTTTCACCCAAAGTGAAATGTTTAATCATAGAATTAGAGGGTTTAAGTTGGAAGTGACTTGGAATCATGTATTCTAATTCCTTGATTTTTATGGCTGAGAGGGTAAAGGGACTAAAAGCAAACTGAATGCAAACTGAACTCCTCAAAGTAGTAAGTAGCAGATGAAGAATTGAACTGAGATCAGatccaaatccagttttctttctattaccTCAGAATTCAAATTAGAGAGAAAATCTTTGAATTTGAGTGTGGGCTTGTcttcagcatcaattcatccCTTGGTCcacaaagaatttcagaattgaaaatAGCTTCAGTAACTATTTAAtgtaatttatacttttaaaggaatttgaCAACCAGACAGATCCATGAAGTGATCATTCAGCTTTTACTTGAAGATGTTTCATAAGGGGTAAACCACTCCTTGAGGAAGTCCATTGTCCTATGGAATAGCTCGGAGTAAGAGTGCAGAGGAATCAAAATGAGATCTAATAGAAGACAAAAGACAACAGTTACACATTTTAACTGTTGTTTATGTATTTTTTGAAACATGGTCCTTGAACTAATAACAGTACCCTATGTTTAGTCTTCGCACTCCAGAATTCAGTGAAACTATTGCCTCCTATTTCAAGGAAGCTATGACTGTCCTACTGCGGCATACAATAGCACTGGCAGTTTTGGTTGTCATAGCAAATTGTTGGCACATTGGGCTAGAGGACCATGAAAATCCACAGATCTTTTGCTGAAAAACCTGATCTTAAATATACTTCCCTCATCTTTTaattatgaagttgattttttttaactcaagtgTAAATTTCttgtgtgtatgtaaatacatttaatttccatctttttaGATTCAGCCTGATGTGCTAGTCTGTCgagatcttttaaaatttagatcCAATCATCAAATGTATTATCTCTTCCTCCCAAAAatgatgtcatctgcaaatttgataaggaTGCCATTTATGCCtttctccaaatcattgataaaaatagaaGGTAAATTGACTGAGACTAGGGACTTTAATTTTGAgttggggagtggctaggtggcatagtggataaagcaccggccttggagtcaggagtacctgggttcaaatccggtctgtgtggccttgggcaagccacttaaccccatttgccttgcaaaaaccttaaaaaaaaaattttgagttggTCCACAGTACCAATCCTGCATcaactcttttttgtttgtctaGGGTTTATTTTGACAAGTTAATGgggtaaaagtgacttgcccgaggccacacaactaggtaattattaagtgtctgaggtcagatttgaacccgggtcctcctgactccagggccggtactctacccactgtgccacctagctgtcccctgcaTCAACTCTTAACTATTTGTAGAATAGCACAAAGCCAAGTACTTATCAGGGATACTGTATAGAACACCTTACACCAAGAGGATGTTGACCAGTTGATGGTTGGGGTTGTGATTGATTTGATAAGTTACGTGGATACGGATGTATGTGTAGATAAATCTGTATGCCTGTTAGAGTAAAGAACATCAACTTGACAAGGTCAGAATGGGAatacatagcactttaagatcAGCAAGTTTTAGTGAACTCCAAGCTCAAT
This region includes:
- the LOC141509823 gene encoding LOW QUALITY PROTEIN: uncharacterized protein LOC141509823 (The sequence of the model RefSeq protein was modified relative to this genomic sequence to represent the inferred CDS: deleted 1 base in 1 codon), coding for MAAQPRARPASEPRGPGSPAGRGAAEGPGRLGARAPPACQPSMTFKDVAVDFTRAEWEHLDSTQRDLYRDVMLENYKNLVSLGFPISKPKVISKLERGGAHWMLGRKVPRRPFPGRLCQKSRGKNKDSTAKQCNYISLKKKLKVNNNECVEVLRQNRYLSGHQKIHTTKKLYKCNECEKAFNSNSSLTVHQRIHTGLKPYLCTECGKAFSQKGNLTKHKRNHTGEKSYKCNECGKAFRDRGYLTIHQRIHTGEKSYKCNVCGKAFNQKGHLNVHQTMHTGEKSYKCNECGKAFSQRGSFNIHQKIHTGEKSFKCDECGKGFIDRGNLNKHYKIHTGEKSYKCNECGKAFSQRGSLNKHHKIHTGEKSYKCNECGKAFSQRSYLTIHQRVHTGEKSYKCNECGRAFRQKGHLTVHQRIHTGEKPYKCSECGRAFRKTGHLAVHQRIHIGENPFNTMNVERLQPQDILYLS